A region of Flocculibacter collagenilyticus DNA encodes the following proteins:
- the nadB gene encoding L-aspartate oxidase has product MNEHIEHFCDVLIIGSGAAGLTLALQIAEQAKVAVLSKGPLKEGSTLYAQGGIAAVFDENDSIESHVKDTLQAGAGLCDNAAVTFTAKQAKSSMEWLIEQGVPFDQFEDKKGNKKYHLTREGGHSHRRILHAADATGKAVQTSLVEQVKKHPNITLFERYNAIDLITSKKLKTIDANAAIPNGNKVHGAYVWNRNREMVEVIRAKSVALATGGASKVYLYTSNPDVASGDGIAMAWRAGCRVANMEFNQFHPTSLYHPDAPNFLITEAMRGEGAFLKRPDGTRFMSEFDERAELAPRDIVARAIDYEMKRLGVQCVYLDISHKPKDFIIEHFPTIYAKCLSVGIDITKEAIPVVPAAHYTCGGVMTDNHGKTDIDNLYAIGEVAYTGLHGANRMASNSLLECVVYARSAAEHITQHLTSHTANVSIPAWDESQVTNSDEEVVITHNWHELRMFMWDYVGIVRTTKRLERAYRRIELLTQEIEEYYSHFHVSNNLLELRNLVQVAELIVRCAMARKESRGLHYNLDYPNTLPNSQPTVLIPANELSNNKLSTN; this is encoded by the coding sequence ATGAATGAGCATATTGAACACTTTTGTGATGTATTAATAATAGGCAGCGGTGCAGCAGGCTTAACCCTTGCATTACAGATTGCCGAGCAAGCAAAAGTTGCGGTTTTAAGTAAAGGCCCGTTAAAAGAAGGGTCAACATTGTACGCCCAAGGTGGTATTGCTGCGGTTTTTGATGAAAACGATAGCATCGAGTCACATGTTAAAGACACATTGCAGGCAGGTGCAGGATTATGTGATAACGCAGCGGTCACGTTTACTGCCAAACAAGCGAAGTCGTCGATGGAATGGCTTATTGAACAAGGTGTACCATTCGACCAATTTGAAGATAAAAAAGGCAATAAAAAGTACCACCTTACTCGCGAAGGTGGCCATAGCCATCGTCGTATTTTGCATGCTGCCGATGCAACAGGTAAAGCAGTACAAACATCACTAGTAGAACAAGTTAAAAAACACCCTAATATCACGTTGTTCGAACGTTATAATGCTATTGATCTAATCACCTCTAAAAAACTCAAAACGATAGATGCAAATGCCGCTATTCCTAACGGAAATAAAGTACATGGCGCCTATGTATGGAACCGCAACCGAGAAATGGTTGAAGTAATACGAGCCAAAAGTGTGGCTTTAGCGACAGGTGGCGCAAGTAAAGTGTACTTATACACCAGCAATCCAGACGTGGCCAGCGGTGACGGCATTGCTATGGCGTGGCGTGCAGGTTGCCGTGTAGCAAATATGGAATTTAACCAATTTCACCCAACATCACTTTATCATCCCGATGCCCCCAACTTTTTGATCACCGAGGCAATGCGAGGTGAAGGCGCTTTTTTAAAGCGCCCTGATGGCACGCGCTTTATGAGTGAGTTTGACGAACGCGCTGAATTAGCACCGCGAGACATTGTTGCTCGAGCAATCGATTATGAGATGAAACGGTTAGGCGTGCAGTGCGTGTATTTAGACATTAGTCACAAACCAAAAGACTTTATAATTGAGCACTTTCCAACTATTTATGCTAAATGCTTGAGTGTAGGAATAGATATCACAAAAGAAGCAATTCCCGTTGTACCCGCTGCTCATTATACCTGTGGCGGTGTGATGACCGACAACCACGGTAAAACCGACATCGATAACTTATATGCCATTGGCGAAGTTGCTTACACTGGACTACACGGTGCTAACCGTATGGCCAGTAACTCATTGCTTGAATGTGTGGTATATGCACGCTCAGCAGCTGAACATATTACACAGCACCTAACGTCTCATACCGCCAATGTATCTATTCCTGCATGGGATGAAAGCCAAGTGACCAATTCAGATGAAGAAGTTGTTATCACCCATAACTGGCACGAACTAAGAATGTTTATGTGGGACTATGTTGGCATTGTAAGAACAACAAAACGGTTAGAACGCGCTTATCGCCGTATCGAGCTACTAACTCAAGAAATTGAAGAATATTATAGCCACTTCCATGTCAGTAATAACTTGCTGGAACTCAGAAACCTAGTGCAAGTGGCTGAGTTGATTGTTCGCTGCGCGATGGCAAGAAAAGAAAGTCGTGGTTTACATTACAACTTAGATTACCCTAATACATTGCCTAACAGTCAGCCTACCGTACTGATCCCCGCTAATGAATTAAGTAATAATAAGCTAAGTACTAATTAA
- a CDS encoding protein YgfX has protein sequence MERFTLILKPSNYQRWFTRIYCYLCVLSLLTLGVVYNISLMLCITLCILILAFLECKVINQTSTVNKIALSQDGQIKLIRGDDIEIGQLNRNCVVSDVFCLLRYQNADALHEHSIAHATGSRFSTIYHHFLSYWKRRFGVIIYTRHWLVFQDSIDEQHYRKLCRLILSRRHQHSK, from the coding sequence ATGGAACGTTTTACATTAATTCTTAAGCCTTCTAATTATCAGCGTTGGTTTACACGTATTTATTGTTATTTATGTGTACTAAGTTTGCTTACTTTAGGTGTTGTCTACAATATTTCGCTCATGCTGTGTATTACCCTTTGTATATTGATACTCGCTTTTTTAGAGTGCAAGGTGATTAATCAGACGAGTACAGTCAATAAAATTGCTCTATCACAAGATGGACAAATTAAGCTGATACGTGGTGATGATATAGAGATAGGGCAGTTAAACCGAAACTGTGTGGTGAGTGATGTATTTTGTTTATTGAGATATCAAAACGCAGATGCATTACATGAGCATTCAATAGCGCATGCAACAGGAAGCCGTTTTTCAACTATATATCATCACTTTTTAAGTTACTGGAAAAGACGTTTTGGGGTGATTATTTACACCCGCCACTGGTTGGTTTTCCAAGACTCGATAGACGAGCAGCACTACCGTAAACTGTGTCGACTAATTCTTTCTCGGCGCCATCAGCACAGTAAGTGA
- a CDS encoding FAD assembly factor SdhE encodes MSELTNKSRLKWACRRGMLELDVLFMPFVDEAYDDLSEQDKVKFQNLLECDDPDLFAWFMGHGKSDNAEHQYMVSLILKRVKV; translated from the coding sequence ATGAGCGAGTTAACGAATAAGTCACGATTAAAATGGGCATGCAGACGAGGTATGTTAGAGTTAGATGTACTGTTTATGCCATTTGTTGATGAAGCCTATGATGATTTATCTGAGCAAGATAAAGTAAAATTTCAAAACTTATTAGAGTGTGATGATCCTGACTTATTTGCATGGTTTATGGGCCATGGTAAAAGCGATAATGCGGAACACCAATATATGGTTTCGTTAATTCTTAAACGAGTGAAAGTGTAG
- the ygfZ gene encoding tRNA-modifying protein YgfZ, whose protein sequence is MSTSQPTTHCLTTQSITQDNLTQAQQLAIMPLNDYGIISLIGEDNKSYLQGQVTCDLTELTEQNAIRGAHCDAKGKMWSTFHLFQRNEEVLLLSHQDEHASTLPELKKFGVFSKSTIENATAHFAIFGISGTDAGNWLKQTTQIDLSAQNSATNNESNITAIKLSEERFILLLAQAEAEEFMTEHQSFLYSPEYWQYLSIMDGEPHLTAPLINEYVPQALNQQALNAISFTKGCYIGQEMVARMKFLGKNKRATYILKGSSDILPVSGDSIEYQLGENWRRAGVIVNAVSFLDNLYLLAVLPNDVEVSTVFRLKEQPETQLSLIPLPYSLAE, encoded by the coding sequence ATGTCTACTTCACAGCCAACAACTCATTGCTTAACCACTCAATCGATTACTCAAGACAATCTTACCCAAGCACAACAGCTTGCGATAATGCCATTAAATGACTACGGCATAATAAGCTTAATTGGCGAAGACAATAAATCATACCTGCAAGGACAAGTTACCTGCGACTTAACAGAGTTAACGGAACAGAATGCCATTCGCGGTGCGCATTGCGACGCAAAAGGAAAAATGTGGTCTACCTTTCATTTATTTCAGCGCAATGAGGAAGTATTGCTACTTTCGCATCAGGACGAACACGCCAGTACCCTGCCAGAATTAAAAAAATTCGGTGTCTTTTCAAAATCAACCATCGAAAATGCAACGGCACATTTTGCTATTTTTGGGATTTCAGGCACAGACGCAGGTAATTGGCTAAAACAGACGACGCAAATCGATCTATCGGCACAAAATAGCGCGACTAATAACGAAAGCAATATAACTGCGATTAAACTATCTGAAGAGCGATTCATATTGCTACTAGCGCAAGCAGAAGCTGAAGAGTTCATGACTGAGCACCAATCTTTTTTATACTCGCCGGAATATTGGCAGTATTTAAGTATTATGGACGGTGAACCGCACTTAACTGCCCCACTTATTAATGAATACGTTCCGCAAGCGTTAAACCAGCAAGCGTTAAACGCCATTAGCTTTACCAAAGGGTGCTACATTGGGCAAGAAATGGTAGCCCGTATGAAGTTTTTGGGTAAAAACAAACGCGCAACCTATATACTTAAAGGAAGTTCTGATATTTTGCCAGTATCAGGTGACTCTATAGAGTATCAATTGGGTGAAAACTGGCGTCGCGCAGGCGTCATTGTAAACGCAGTCAGTTTTCTTGATAACCTTTATTTATTGGCTGTGCTTCCCAACGATGTGGAAGTAAGCACCGTATTTAGATTAAAAGAACAACCAGAAACACAACTTTCACTTATCCCTCTTCCTTATTCTCTTGCTGAATAA
- a CDS encoding FKBP-type peptidyl-prolyl cis-trans isomerase — translation MNISKDKVVTMHYSVMDKEENVIDSSHDHEPLAFIQGQQFLIPGLENALEGHKAGDTFSVNVDAKEAYGERHDGFVQTVDKNMFGENEIEVGMQFRATTDDGEQTVIVVDVQDDKITVDGNHPLAGVDLVFDVEIIDVRDATAEELQHGHVHGEGGCGHHH, via the coding sequence ATGAACATTAGTAAAGATAAAGTCGTCACAATGCACTACTCGGTAATGGACAAAGAAGAAAACGTTATCGACAGTTCTCATGATCATGAGCCACTAGCCTTCATCCAAGGGCAACAGTTTTTAATTCCAGGCTTAGAGAATGCGTTAGAAGGTCATAAAGCAGGTGACACATTTAGCGTTAATGTTGATGCAAAAGAAGCGTATGGCGAACGCCACGACGGGTTTGTACAAACAGTTGATAAAAACATGTTTGGTGAAAACGAAATCGAAGTAGGCATGCAATTTAGAGCTACTACTGACGACGGCGAACAAACCGTTATCGTTGTTGACGTGCAAGACGATAAAATTACGGTTGATGGCAATCACCCACTAGCTGGCGTTGACTTAGTATTTGACGTAGAAATTATCGATGTACGCGATGCAACGGCTGAAGAACTACAGCACGGTCATGTACACGGTGAAGGCGGTTGTGGACACCACCACTAA
- a CDS encoding methyl-accepting chemotaxis protein, with protein sequence MKHFFSALSLKWKLQIGFMAIAMITTIYNRWIASNELQQMIATAKQSNLPTAFIQTLEQQYTHFVQYAVFDALIQFTLQFIVIAVIARLFVEPIIELIESLKAVEAGDLTQGVKVHSKDEFGELESHFNVMLNQLSRILSSVEKSSIHMSQSAFQIAEVSHEIENISQSEQAKSNEVISATSQLHESAQSVLSYAEQTAEKAKETVDKSQQGKESLSQSIAQMDQISSNIQLTSGQINELVESTATINEILSAIKQIAEQTNLLALNAAIEAARAGDQGRGFAVVADEVRQLSIRTHQSAEQVSDIVSSLTTKVDGAEKSMNALVEQVSNSRTQIYHTEDIINTMQHDVSQTASLNEQITGACDDQMSTFATLQQSHTSLFNTLKENSAKVANTASISDSLFELTENLKNQMAGLKFINQEEDEDKDFEDTNQRRAKRVKSHKLVTVEVNGNKYEGLSQDLSDSGIRILVQGHVPENAEVIIGIKPPSNNLQEYRKQQALQIKARAAWQNETDDNKTLAGFMFLDLTEAQKKGLADCIAFFSAQS encoded by the coding sequence ATGAAGCATTTTTTTAGTGCACTAAGTCTAAAATGGAAGCTGCAAATTGGGTTTATGGCCATTGCCATGATCACCACAATATACAATCGGTGGATTGCCTCTAATGAGTTGCAACAAATGATTGCAACAGCGAAACAATCCAACCTCCCAACTGCATTCATCCAAACGCTCGAACAGCAATACACTCACTTTGTACAATATGCTGTGTTCGACGCCTTAATTCAATTTACCCTCCAATTTATCGTGATTGCCGTTATCGCACGGTTATTTGTCGAACCAATTATCGAGTTAATAGAGTCCTTAAAAGCTGTTGAAGCAGGCGACCTCACCCAAGGGGTAAAAGTGCATTCCAAAGACGAGTTTGGCGAGCTTGAAAGCCATTTCAATGTAATGCTTAATCAGCTTAGTCGTATATTATCCAGTGTTGAAAAAAGCTCTATTCACATGAGTCAGTCAGCCTTTCAAATTGCAGAAGTCTCCCACGAAATAGAAAATATTAGCCAATCGGAACAAGCAAAATCTAATGAGGTGATTAGCGCTACCTCGCAACTGCATGAAAGCGCACAAAGCGTATTAAGCTATGCCGAACAAACCGCAGAAAAAGCAAAAGAAACCGTGGATAAGTCACAACAGGGCAAAGAAAGTTTGTCGCAAAGTATTGCGCAAATGGATCAAATCTCCAGCAATATTCAGCTAACATCAGGACAAATCAATGAGCTTGTTGAATCTACCGCAACCATTAACGAAATATTAAGTGCCATTAAACAAATTGCCGAACAAACTAACTTACTCGCGCTAAACGCCGCTATTGAGGCTGCAAGAGCCGGCGATCAAGGCAGAGGTTTTGCTGTAGTGGCAGACGAAGTAAGGCAGCTTTCTATACGCACACATCAGTCAGCCGAGCAAGTATCTGACATCGTATCTAGCCTCACAACCAAAGTGGATGGCGCAGAAAAGTCGATGAACGCGCTAGTTGAACAAGTTTCAAATAGTCGCACGCAAATTTATCACACAGAAGATATCATCAATACCATGCAACATGATGTAAGCCAAACCGCATCACTTAATGAACAAATAACAGGTGCGTGCGACGACCAAATGAGCACATTTGCCACTTTGCAACAATCGCATACCTCACTATTCAACACGCTAAAAGAAAATAGCGCTAAAGTTGCCAATACAGCAAGCATCAGCGATTCCTTATTCGAGCTGACTGAAAATCTTAAAAATCAAATGGCGGGTTTAAAGTTTATTAATCAAGAAGAAGACGAAGATAAAGACTTTGAAGATACCAATCAGCGCCGCGCCAAACGCGTAAAAAGCCATAAGCTTGTTACCGTGGAGGTTAATGGGAATAAGTACGAAGGGCTAAGCCAAGACTTAAGCGACTCTGGCATTCGTATTCTAGTGCAAGGACATGTGCCAGAAAATGCTGAAGTAATCATTGGTATTAAACCGCCTAGCAATAATTTGCAAGAATACCGAAAACAACAAGCACTACAAATCAAAGCCCGTGCTGCATGGCAAAATGAAACAGATGACAATAAAACCCTAGCTGGATTTATGTTTTTAGATTTAACGGAAGCTCAGAAAAAAGGACTAGCCGACTGCATCGCATTCTTTAGCGCACAATCCTAA
- a CDS encoding serine hydrolase domain-containing protein, producing the protein MKNIRIGILILCFLASSELFAKEAISNSVKPAKTDTQIVEQIVDNYVSNGAFEGVILVSKSGRKIFEKAYGFANRAERKPITNSSAFQLASLSKPITATMILMLKEQEKLSLSHTLADYFPEFNNTTGKQITIHHLLSHTSGIPNHFTIDGWFNSDFHSSTTEQQFIEIIAKLPITFEPGADYLYSNPGYFLLGKIIEKVTGVPFSENVRKSIFEPLNMTHSGVAVGSQQSADVVKAYQWSGDGGYEVLADKNMTLFGAGAAIFSNAEDLYRFDMALYGNKLINKESKKQLFNPESPYSWRVGVVPINQSIQANVHMYDGKIDGYSSMMMRFIDAKHSIILLSNTGMSYSLKQQLMLDVASALFNRTVPNRKRDVSLALTNSINSGNFEKVLRELKTDNYDLDEQKMTAIAYELLWSGLADKSLHLFAFISDRFNESTTAKSNLTRACDHRLTKSVKDKATICSAVQ; encoded by the coding sequence TTGAAAAACATAAGAATAGGAATTTTAATACTATGTTTTCTAGCATCTTCGGAGTTGTTTGCAAAAGAGGCAATATCGAACTCAGTTAAACCAGCTAAGACAGACACTCAAATAGTAGAACAGATTGTAGATAACTATGTATCTAATGGCGCTTTTGAAGGGGTAATATTAGTGTCTAAGTCTGGTCGGAAAATATTTGAAAAAGCCTACGGCTTTGCAAACCGAGCAGAGCGTAAACCAATTACCAATAGTAGCGCTTTTCAACTTGCTTCGCTAAGTAAACCAATTACCGCCACAATGATTCTTATGCTTAAAGAGCAGGAAAAGTTATCGTTGAGTCATACCTTGGCAGATTATTTTCCAGAATTTAACAACACGACAGGCAAGCAAATAACCATACATCACTTACTTAGTCATACCTCTGGGATACCGAACCATTTTACCATTGACGGATGGTTTAATAGCGATTTTCACAGCTCAACGACAGAGCAACAGTTTATTGAAATCATTGCTAAGTTACCTATCACGTTTGAACCGGGAGCTGACTACCTTTACTCCAATCCAGGGTATTTTTTACTGGGGAAAATCATTGAAAAAGTGACGGGGGTTCCTTTTTCAGAAAATGTTCGCAAGAGTATTTTTGAACCTTTGAATATGACACATTCTGGCGTGGCAGTAGGCAGCCAGCAAAGTGCTGACGTAGTGAAGGCGTATCAATGGAGTGGTGATGGTGGCTATGAGGTACTTGCAGATAAAAATATGACATTGTTCGGTGCAGGTGCTGCGATTTTTAGTAATGCTGAAGATCTTTATCGTTTTGACATGGCGTTATATGGCAACAAACTAATAAACAAAGAAAGTAAAAAGCAGTTATTCAATCCCGAATCGCCTTATAGTTGGCGAGTGGGTGTTGTGCCAATTAATCAATCTATTCAGGCTAACGTCCACATGTATGACGGTAAAATAGATGGCTACAGTTCCATGATGATGCGATTTATTGACGCAAAGCACAGCATTATCTTATTGAGCAATACTGGCATGAGCTATTCACTTAAACAACAGTTAATGTTGGATGTTGCCTCTGCTTTATTTAATCGGACTGTTCCAAACCGAAAACGAGATGTGTCACTGGCACTAACGAACAGCATCAACTCGGGAAATTTCGAAAAAGTATTGAGGGAGTTAAAAACAGACAACTATGATTTAGATGAGCAGAAAATGACGGCAATAGCTTATGAGTTACTATGGTCTGGTCTTGCTGATAAATCACTACACTTGTTTGCCTTTATTAGTGATAGGTTTAACGAATCAACTACAGCAAAGAGCAATCTTACGCGTGCATGTGATCATAGATTAACAAAAAGTGTTAAAGACAAAGCTACAATTTGTAGTGCGGTGCAATAA
- a CDS encoding N-acetyltransferase has protein sequence MVKALRESGALSISLVAEDEGNILGHVALSPVTISDGADSWYGLGPISVLPCDQNKGIGSKLMNAAIQELNNINASGCVLLGDSHYYRRFGFNPRESLVLPDVPPEYFQALLIQGSWPRGIVTYHESFSAKG, from the coding sequence ATTGTAAAGGCGCTTCGTGAATCAGGTGCGTTATCCATTTCTCTAGTGGCCGAAGACGAGGGCAATATCCTTGGTCATGTGGCGCTTTCGCCCGTTACTATTTCAGATGGCGCTGATAGCTGGTATGGCTTGGGGCCAATCTCAGTTCTTCCTTGTGATCAGAATAAAGGTATTGGCTCAAAGCTGATGAATGCAGCTATTCAAGAGTTAAATAACATTAACGCCAGCGGTTGTGTATTGCTTGGCGATTCTCACTACTACCGTCGTTTTGGTTTCAATCCTAGAGAGAGTTTGGTGCTTCCCGATGTGCCACCAGAATACTTTCAAGCTTTGTTAATTCAAGGGAGCTGGCCTCGAGGTATAGTTACTTACCATGAATCTTTTTCTGCAAAAGGTTAG
- a CDS encoding OmpA family protein translates to MKQRKIITGLMLATLSSATLHAAPVDLSKQIANQWNVGLGFGLFNPDDDRTFAQPDVGFESGNLWQLSTGYRYSQPWEVRFSIQDMELDVKGTDNAQDAGMYGIDALRFLNNGPLYLVGGLHHIDVDYATRNVSDTAAKLGAGMRAKLNDHFSYQLEAGLLKEIGGGSSDVQLVASVLYHFGGNAKKPIIRPTKPDHRNEIVKKADSDRDGVLDENDKCPDTPWGETVNSFGCKLRGAANQPLDTDRDGVADQDDQCPDTPKTELVDGKGCTVYQDVPVRFKVKVLFETESDVVRPQFRDEVAEVAAFMKKFPEEKVEIEGHASAPGKEDYNQNLSERRAKNVAQILIEDYQIDASRVTWKGYGETQLLKEGNTEAAHRANRRIEARMTATKREKVLRPNK, encoded by the coding sequence ATGAAGCAACGAAAAATAATAACGGGGTTAATGCTAGCCACTTTATCTTCTGCAACGCTACACGCTGCACCAGTAGATTTATCAAAACAAATAGCTAATCAATGGAATGTAGGGTTAGGCTTTGGTCTATTTAATCCTGATGATGACCGCACTTTTGCACAACCAGATGTTGGATTTGAAAGCGGAAATCTATGGCAGCTTTCAACGGGGTATCGTTACTCTCAGCCTTGGGAAGTGCGCTTTTCAATTCAAGACATGGAGTTAGATGTTAAAGGCACTGACAACGCTCAAGATGCCGGAATGTATGGCATTGATGCATTACGATTTTTAAATAACGGCCCTCTCTATTTAGTTGGTGGCCTACATCATATAGATGTTGATTACGCAACAAGAAATGTAAGCGACACGGCGGCAAAACTTGGTGCGGGAATGCGCGCAAAATTAAATGATCATTTTTCATATCAATTAGAAGCGGGTCTACTAAAAGAAATTGGTGGCGGCAGTAGTGATGTGCAGCTAGTTGCCAGCGTACTTTATCACTTTGGTGGTAACGCTAAAAAACCAATCATAAGGCCAACTAAGCCTGATCACCGTAACGAAATAGTAAAGAAAGCGGATTCGGATCGCGATGGTGTGTTAGACGAAAACGATAAGTGTCCAGACACTCCGTGGGGCGAAACAGTAAACTCATTTGGTTGTAAATTAAGAGGCGCTGCTAATCAGCCGTTAGATACAGATAGAGACGGCGTGGCAGATCAGGACGATCAATGTCCAGACACACCGAAAACTGAGTTAGTAGATGGTAAAGGCTGTACGGTTTATCAAGATGTACCAGTACGTTTTAAAGTAAAAGTATTATTTGAAACTGAAAGTGATGTAGTACGTCCGCAATTTCGAGATGAAGTTGCAGAAGTTGCAGCATTTATGAAGAAATTTCCTGAAGAAAAAGTGGAAATTGAAGGGCATGCATCAGCCCCTGGAAAAGAAGACTATAACCAAAATCTATCTGAACGCCGTGCCAAGAACGTAGCACAAATTTTGATTGAAGATTATCAAATTGATGCTTCGCGAGTAACATGGAAAGGGTATGGCGAAACGCAACTGCTTAAAGAGGGTAATACAGAAGCAGCGCACCGTGCTAATCGCCGGATTGAAGCACGCATGACGGCAACCAAGCGCGAAAAAGTACTTAGACCTAATAAATAA